One genomic window of Peromyscus maniculatus bairdii isolate BWxNUB_F1_BW_parent chromosome 2, HU_Pman_BW_mat_3.1, whole genome shotgun sequence includes the following:
- the Rars2 gene encoding putative arginine--tRNA ligase, mitochondrial isoform X2 produces MQFGLLGTGFQLFGYEEKLQSNPLQHLFDVYVQVNKEATDDKNIAKLAHEFFHRLELGDMQALSLWQRFRDLSIEEYIQIYKRLGIYFDEYSGESFYREKSQDVLKLLDSKGLLQKTITGNVVVDLSGTGDLSSVCTVMRSDGTSLYATRDLAAAIDRMDKYNFDSMIYVADKGQKRHFQQVFQILKIMGYEWAERCQHVPFGIVKGMKTRRGDVTFLEDVLNEVQSRMLQNMASIKTTKKMENPQETAERVGLAALIIQDFRGLLLSDYQFSWDRVFQSRGDTGVFLQYTHARLCSLEETFGCGYLNDVNVACLQEPQSVSILQHLLRFDEVLYKSSQDLQPKHIVSYLLTLSHLAAMAHKTLQVKDSPADVAGARLHLFKAVRSVLANGMKLLGIIPVCRM; encoded by the exons ATGCAGTTTG GTCTGCTGGGGACTGGTTTCCAGCTGTTTGGCTATGAAGAAAAACTCCAGTCTAATCCTTTACAGCATCTCTTTGAT GTTTATGTACaagttaataaagaagctaccGATGATAAAAATATAGCAAAATTGGCGCATGAATTCTTCCATCGACTAGAACTGGGTGACATGCAGGCACTTTCACTGTGGCAACGATTTCGGGACTTGAGCATTGAAGAATACATTCAGATTTACAAG CGCCTTGGAATATACTTTGATGAATATTCAGGAGAATCATTTTATCGTGAAAAATCTCAAGATGTCTTAAAGTTGCTGGACAGCAAAGGACTTCTACAGAAAACAAT AACAGGAAATGTTGTGGTAGATCTCTCTGGGACTGGTGACCTCTCTTCTGTCTGCACTGTGATGCGAAGTGATGGAACTTCTCTCTATGCAACCAG ggatcTTGCAGCTGCTATAGATCGAATGGACAAGTATAATTTTGATTCAATGATTTATGTG GCAGACAAAGGGCAAAAAAGGCATTTTCAGCAAGTGTTCCAAATACTGAAGATCATGGGATATGAATGGGCAGAAAG GTGCCAGCACGTACCTTTTGGGATAGTAAAGGGAATGAAGACTCGAAGAGGGGATGTCACTTTTCTGGAAGATGTCTTAAATGAGGTTCAGTCAAGGATGCTACAGAACATGGCTTCCATTAAGA caacaaaaaaaatggagaacCCACAAGAGACTGCAGAGAGGGTGGGGCTCGCAGCTCTCATCATCCAG GATTTCAGAGGCTTACTCCTATCTGACTATCAGTTCAGTTGGGACCGTGTTTTCCAGAGTCGTGGGGACACTGGAGTCTTCCTACAGTATACCCATGCCCGCCTCTGTAG TCTGGAAGAGACTTTTGGATGTGGTTACCTCAATGACGTCAACGTTGCTTGTTTACAAGAGCCACAGTCTGTTTCAATTCTCCAGCATCTTCTCAG GTTCGACGAGGTACTTTATAAATCATCTCAGGACCTTCAACCTAAGCACATTGTTAGTTATCTTTTAACActaag TCACCTTGCAGCTATGGCACATAAAACACTCCAAGTGAAAGACAGTCCTGCTGATGTGGCTGGG GCCAGACTTCATCTTTTCAAAGCTGTCCGTTCTGTCCTAGCCAATGGAATGAAACTTCTTGGAATTATACCTGTATGTAGAATGTAA